A single region of the Glycine max cultivar Williams 82 chromosome 20, Glycine_max_v4.0, whole genome shotgun sequence genome encodes:
- the LOC113000740 gene encoding bidirectional sugar transporter SWEET4 has protein sequence MVTADIARTVVGIIGNIISGCLFLSPVPTFVRIWKKGSVEQYSAVPYLATLMNCMVWTLYGLPMVHPHSLLVVTINGAGCVIEIIYVTLFLLYSDRTKRLKVFLWLFLELVFIAVLTFVTFTLIHSVKKRSAVVGTICMLFNVAMYASPLSVMKLVITTKSVEYMPFFLSLASFGNGVSWTTYALIPFDPFIAIPNGIGTTFSVAQLILYATYYKSTKKQIAARNAKEVNLSEVVVGNSTVQDPNNNKISAAPNGL, from the exons CATCTCGGGCTGCCTCTTCTTGTCTCCCGT GCCAACTTTTGTCCGAATATGGAAGAAAGGATCAGTGGAGCAGTACTCAGCAGTGCCATACCTAGCCACattgatgaattgcatggtaTGGACCCTTTATGGCCTCCCCATGGTGCACCCTCACAGCTTGCTGGTGGTGACCATCAACGGTGCAGGGTGTGTCATTGAGATCATCTATGTCACCCTCTTCTTGCTCTACTCCGACCGTACCAAGAGGCTCAAGGTCTTCCTTTGGCTCTTCTTAGAACTCGTCTTCATCGCCGTTCTAACCTTCGTCACATTCACTCTCATCCATTCCGTCAAGAAGCGCTCTGCCGTCGTCGGAACCATTTGCATGCTCTTCAATGTTGCCATGTATGCTTCACCCTTGTCAGTCATG AAACTAGTCATCACGACCAAAAGTGTTGAATACATGCCGTTTTTCCTCTCTCTAGCATCCTTTGGGAATGGCGTGTCTTGGACTACTTATGCTCTCATCCCTTTTGATCCATTCATTGct ATACCAAACGGGATTGGGACAACATTTTCTGTGGCTCAACTAATTCTGTATGCAACCTATTACAAGTCTACGAAGAAGCAAATAGCAGCAAGGAATGCAAAAGAGGTGAATCTCTCAGAGGTGGTTGTTGGTAACAGTACTGTCCAAGATCCCAACAATAACAAGATCAGTGCTGCTCCCAATGGTCTTTAA